A stretch of Toxoplasma gondii ME49 chromosome V, whole genome shotgun sequence DNA encodes these proteins:
- a CDS encoding tRNA ligases class II (D, K and N) domain-containing protein (encoded by transcript TGME49_220350~Predicted trans-membrane domain (TMHMM2.0):28-51), whose protein sequence is MSPSYSRSRQINYCSKVSHRKMYRLLSPLFSTSLVLLASLLWPPACAGLSLPSKTLRSRLQLRNVAAPSEPVSSSCLFSSRHRPSPPSLSTLGLSLAASLRRSPVSAVSHLRGREEVFLRAFTSLQWPAARSLSDRVRDRSDEESRRDRRLLFLPSRLVSRTPLYWRGKDRDEDGEENGRKDGEKCARSWAARPVWAARTEWGRRRRPLAGTGKDSVFAGGNTERRMARDSSGETQTPFDLLRGPLPQADAISPASPLPFFSREKASFLHTLRAVPYPARMLPSSTTASPAFPSSSSSSSSLPSLLSPSSSPSSSPSSSPPSSSSSSEYVSRLSKASCLVRELSLSPFPPTSWLLSLFPAVLSSPSVLHEKFRDLPAGEAAAPDLVAVAGRIQSIRNGGMFIDLFSPSDESKLQLFVSLSAAAPSAFRHSLADSADHAPAQGLSPSASALSGDLARLGSPTSSLPHTLPAVAILPFLDLGDFLLARGHIRRTQRNELTLDVARVGGLHLVAKRLLPLDLSLSLSLSLSRSLALPRVSPGSKSPSAVSFSEGRRAGRRGRAPPLDTGAAVLSATDVLQGGELRPASLRAAAARAHAAPFSAAAGSAWADGPASVSAALRSLPSPQRDAQILCSGRLREILRLRSFIIQTVREKLLSEAFLEVDTAVLHGAPHARASNEKEAKAENAEQEEKASGRAGEEDGFDGSGHPLQTQQTSTGQKWKEKREDQTVEGRRENEEEKDTPTARLFESHLHALDLPVHLRIAPELALKRLVVSGVSDKVFEIGRCFRNEGISWRHQPEFLSMEAYATFWTYEDMMTLTEEIVRLCACRIASLRTQASRAAESRALPPSSPVSSPSSSRFSFLSSLLSYTPWGRSKAAEADVRGPRTAGDASKTREGVDDRESRISWQGHEINLSGPWRRMTMVEALHEYTGIHFERLSHQEALLEVERRLQECPEKEGQEHRSSISPSPLSLDGKGEDKRKVTRAKQSCGKALPPACLTSVEELMDFTFKEWVESRLTQPTHIIHTPLALSPLAAEKLPEEGKFPVAERFETYIAGMELADGYSELTDPLEQLRRFHSQQRIAKGTDTPATGPGRTTPETLEANNQAEARSQEEAKADGAVPNQEFVSALMLGLPPTAGLGIGLDRLVMLLTDSAFIRDVVHMPLRKSVL, encoded by the exons ATGTCGCCATCTTATTCAAGATCCCGACAGATCAACTACTGCAGCAAGGTGAGTCATCGAAAGATGTATCGCCTTTTGTCACCTCTGTTTTCcacctctctcgttcttctcgcttctcttctctggccTCCAGCCTGTGCTGGCCTCAGTCTTCCCTCGAAGacccttcgctctcgccttcagtTGAGAAACGTCGCAGCTCCATCCGAAcctgtgtcttcctcttgtctcttttcttcgcgccaCCGTCCCtcgccgccgtctctctccacgcttGGCCTCTCGCTCGCCGCCTCGCTGCGTcgctcgcctgtctctgcggtgTCACACCTCAGAGGCCGAGAGGAAGTCTTCTTGCGTGCTTTCACCAGTCTCCAGTGGCCCGCggctcgctctctctcggacCGGgtgcgagacagaagcgacgaagagagcagaagagatcGGCGTCTGCTCTTCCTACCGTCGCGACTGGTCTCTCGGACGCCTCTGTACTGGAGAGGCAAAGaccgagacgaagacggagaggaaaatgGGCGGAAAGATGGAGAAAAATGTGCACGGTCGTGGGCAGCAAGGCCTGTGTGGGCAGCCAGGACCGAgtggggaagacgaaggaggccgCTGGCGGGGACGGGGAAAGACAGTGTATTCGCtggaggaaacacagaacgACGCATGGCGCGCGACTCcagtggagagacacagacacccTTCGACCTCCTGAGAGGGCCGCTTCCACAAGCTGACGCAATCtctcctgcgtcgcctctgccgttcttttctcgagagaaggcttcttttctccacacCCTGAGAGCGGTTCCGTACCCAGCACGcatgcttccttcctccacTACAGCTTCACCTGCCTtcccgtcttcctcttcttcctcttcttcgttacCTTCCCTCTTGTcgccctcctcgtctccgtcctcgtctccttcctcttctcccccgtcttcgtcgtcttcttccgagtATGTCTCGCGTTTGTCCAAGGCGTCGTGTCTCGTCCGGGAGCTTTCgttgtctccctttcctccgACGTCTTGGCTTTTGTCGCTCTTCCCGGCGGTGctgtcctctccctctgtgcTTCACGAGAAATTCCGGGACCTCCCGGCAGGTGAGGCTGCTGCGCCGGACCTCGTCGCAGTCGCAGGCCGCATTCAGAGCATTCGCAACGGAGGCATGTTCATCGACCTTTTCAGTCCTTCCGACGAATCCAAGCTTCAGCTATTTGTTTCGCTCAGTGCTGCGGCGCCTTCCGCTTTTCGGCATTCGCTCGCAGACTCGGCTGACCATGCGCCTGCGCAaggcctgtctccgtctgcctccGCCCTCAGCGGCGACCTGGCGAGACTGGGATCGCCGACATCCTCCCTTCCTCACACACTCCCTGCCGTCGCCATTCTTCCCTTCCTGGACTTGGGcgactttcttcttgctcgcgGTCACATTCgacggacgcagagaaacgaactcACCCTCGACGTCGCGCGCGTAGGCGGTCTCCACCTCGTCGCGAAGCGCCTGTTGCCTCTCgacctctccctctctctctccctctctctctcccgctctctcgccttgccGCGAGTCTCTCCGGGATCGAAGTCGCCTTCCGCGGTCTCTTTCTCGGAGGGTCGGCGGGCAGGCAGACGCGGGAGAGCGCCGCCTCTCGACACTGGCGCGGCTGTTCTCTCGGCCACAGACGTTCTCCAAGGAGGTGAGCTTCGtccggcgtctctgcgcgcTGCCGCGGCGCGCGCTCACGCGGCTCCGTTCTCGGCGGCTGCAGGGTCGGCCTGGGCCGACGGGCCGGCCAGCGTCTCTGCGGCGCTTCgttcgctgccttctccccAACGAGATGCTCAGATTCTTTGCTCGGGGCGGCTCCGAGAGATCCTTCGACTTCGTTCGTTTATTATTCAAACCGTGAGAGAAAAACTCTTGTCGGAAGCCTTTCTCGAAGTCGACACTGCAGTGCTGCACGGCGCGCCTCACGCCAGGGCCTCcaacgagaaggaggcgaaagccgagaacgcagagcaggaagagaaggcgtcCGGACgcgcaggcgaggaagacggtTTCGACGGTTCTGGACATCCCTTGCAGACACAGCAGACTTCTACAGGGCAGAAatggaaagagaagcgagaggatcAGACTGTTGAAGGCCGACGCgagaatgaagaagagaaagacacaccgACCGCCCGGCTCTTTGAGTCTCACCTACATGCG CTGGACCTGCCAGTACACCTGAGGATCGCCCCGGAACTTGCACTGAAGCGTCTGGTTGTCAGTGGCGTCTCTGACAAG GTCTTCGAGATTGGGCGCTGCTTCCGAAACGAGGGCATCTCGTGGAGACACCAACCCGAATTTCTGTCTATGGAGGCCTACGCGACGTTTTGGACGTACGAAGACATGATGACGTTGACAGAAGAAATCGTTCGACTCTGTGCGTGTCGCATCGCTTCGCTGCGGACCCAAGCGTCACGCGCCGCAGAGTCACGAGCTCTCCCGCCGTCTTCGccggtttcttctccctcgtcatCTCGCTTTTCGTTCCTGAGCTCTCTGTTATCGTACACTCCGTGGGGAAGAAGCAAGGCTGCCGAGGCTGATGTCAGGGGTCCACGCACAGCCGGCGACGCTTCGAAAACTCGAGAGGGAGtcgacgacagagaaagccgcATTTCTTGGCAGGGACATGAAATCAATTTGTCGGGTCCTTGGAGAAGAATGACGATGGTCGAGGCCCTCCACGAGTACACTGGAATCCATTTCGAACGTCTTTCGCACCAAGAG GCCCTTTTGGAAGTCGAGCGGCGTCTGCAGGAGTgcccagagaaagaaggacagGAACACCGTTCTTCGatctctccctcgcctctgtctcttgaCGGGAAGGGTgaggacaagagaaaagTGACCAGGGCAAAGCAGAGTTGCGGTAAGGCGTTGCCTCCAGCGTGTTTGACGTCTGTCGAGGAACTCATGGATTTCACTTTCAAGGAGTGGGTGGAGAGTCGACTCACACAGCCGACGCACATCATCCAcactcctctcgctctctcacCTCTCGCTGCCGAAAAGTTGCCCGAGGAAGGCAAGTTTCCGGTGGCAGAGAGATTTGAGACTTATATCGCAGGCATGGAACTGGCAGATGGATACTCGGAACTGACGGACCCTCTTGAGCAACTAAGGCGTTTTCACTCCCAACAACGAATCGCAAAGGGCACCGACACCCCCGCGACGGGTCCTGGGAGAACGACGCCAGAGACGCTCGAGGCAAACAACCAagcggaggcgagaagccaagaggaagcgaaagccGATGGAGCTGTTCCAAATCAG GAATTTGTCTCGGCACTCATGCTCGGACTCCCCCCGACTGCTGGACTGGGAATCGGTCTCGACCGCTTGGTGATGCTGCTGACGGATTCGGCTTTTATTCGGGACGTCGTTCATATGCCGCTACGGAAAAGCGTGCTCTAA